The nucleotide window ATATGCCTACATGTGCGATCTTAAAAAGACCCTCGATGCCGGGGGTCATTGTGTCCTGGAGATGCCCTCCGGGACCGGAAAGACTGTATCTCTTCTCTCGCTGATTGTCGCCTACCAACAACACTATCCGGAGCACCGAAAGCTCATCTATTGTTCTCGAACAATGTCCGAGATCGAGAAGGCCTTGGCCGAACTGAAGGCGCTGATGAAGTTCCGGGCTAAGGAACTTGGGCATACCGAAGATTTCCGCGCGCTGGGTCTGACAAGTCGAAAGAACTTGTGTCTGCATCCGTCTGTCAAGCGGGAAAAGAGTGGCGCGGTGGTCGATGCAAGGTGCCGGAGCTTAACTGCAGGCttcgtcaaggagaagaaagagcgcGGTGAGGACGTTGAACTTTGCGTCTATCATGAGGTATGGAGCTTGCGATCTGGATCAGGGCCATTTTATAACTTCTCTTCAGAACCTCGATCTGCTCGAACCGCACAACCTCGTTCCCCCAGGTGTCTTCACCctcgatgatcttctcaGATACGGAGAAGAGCATAAACAATGCCCTTACTTTTCTGCCAGACGCATGGTATGACACCCTTGAATAGTTGTAGCCACTGCGAGCATACTCATGAACTGTCCAGATGCCCTTTTGCAACGTCATCATCTACTCTTACCACTACCTGCTGGACCCCAAGATCGCTGAGAGGGTATCGCGAGAGCTTTCTAAGGATTGTATCGTGGTTTTCGACGAGGCTCACAATATCGACAACGTCTGTATTGAATCGCTAAGCATTGACATTACGGAGGATTCATTACGGAAAGCGACGAGAGGCGCGAACAATTTGGAACGCAAGATCAATGAGATGAAGACTTCGGATGCAGAAAAGCTCCAGAATGAGTATTCCAAACTCGTTGAAGGCCTACAGGCAGCCGAACAAGCTAGGGAGGAGGATCAGTTCATTTCAAACCCTGTCCTTCCGGATGATCTGCTCAAGGAGGCCGTGCCGGGAAATATACGACGAGCGGAGCACTTCGTATCCTTCCTTAAAAGATTTATCGAATACCTCAAAACCCGAATGAAAGTCATGCATACCATATCCGAAAcgcctccttccttcctaACACACGTGAAGGATCTGACCTATATCGAGCGGAAGCCCCTTCGCTTCTGCGCTGAACGACTAACGTCGCTCGTGCGAACTCTGGAGCTTATCAACATAGAAGACTACCAACCGCTCCAGGAGGTAGCAACATTCGCGACTCTAGTCGCCACCTATGAAAAAGGATTCCTCCTGATCTTGGAACCTTTTGAATCAGAAGCAGCAACCGTTCCCAACCCGGTATTACATTTCACCTGCTTAGATgccgccattgccatcaagcCGGTGTTCGACCGATTCAGCTCCGTCATTATCACTTCAGGAACGCTATCCCCTCTTGAGATGTACCCCAAGATGCTAGGATTCAATGCTGTAATGCAGGAGTCCTACAGTATGACACTTGCTCGTCGGTCTTTCTTACCCATGGTCGTAACCCGCGGATCCGATCAGGCGCAgatatcctcatccttccaaaTCCGCAACGATCCCGGAGTCGTCCGAAACTATGGCAACCTCGTCTTGGAATTCTCCCGAATCACCCCCGACggcgtcgtcgtcttcttcccctcttacTTGTACATGgaatccatcatcagcatgTGGCAGGGCATGGGCATTCTCGACTCAATCTGGAACTACAAACTGATCCTCGTCGAGACGCCCGACGCACAAGAATCCTCCCTCGCCCTCGAAACCTACCGAACAGCTTGCTGCAACGGCCGAGgcgccctcctcctctgcgtCGCACGAGGCAAAGTCTCCGAAGGAATCGATTTCGACCACCACTACGGCCGCGccgtcatcaacatcggcGTTCCGTTCCAATACACCGAGTCCCGCATCCTGAAAGCTCGTCTCGAATTCCTGCGCGAAAACTACCGCATCCGCGAAAAtgacttcctctccttcgacGCCATGCGTCACGCCGCTCAATGCCTGGGTCGCGTCCTACGCGGAAAGGACGACTACGGAGTCATGGTGCTCGCTGATCGTCGATTTcagaagaagcgcaaccaGCTCCCCAAATGGATCAATCAGGCCATGCTGGAAAGCGAAACCAACCTCAGTACTGATATGGCGGCGGCTACCGCCAAGAACTTCCTGCGGACGATGGCCCAGCCGTTCAAGGCTAGGGATCAAGAAGGGATCTCCACGTGGAGCTTGGCTGATATAGAAAGACACCGAGAAAAGcagaagttggaggaggaacgtGCTCAGCGAGAAGTACCACAAAATCTTGCTTATGGCGGTGCCGCGCCTGCTCCCCACAATGGAGTTCGTAATGGTGCAGGTGATGCAGATGAGTTCGATGATGACATTGATAATGAAGATCTGATGATGCTGGATGCGCAGTGAAGCTGAACTTTTTAATGGCTTTATTGTGTCAATACATTATTCGATCGGTTGCatttgtttctgtttctgctttctttcatcCCCTCAGCAGTCCTTGCACAACCTGCATGCATGATACCACGGTTTCAAGTCTGGTGTTCAATTGGGTCATCACAgtgtactatatatacaaggcGTGCTTCGATCAACCAAAAAATATGAGAAATAATGTTACTTTCTTAGTATtcaaaattctttttattgaTTGCCTGTACTATTGGAATATAGGTAGATAGAGGATGCGATCTGCGTAAGAAAACTTCaacttttttcttattcccGCTGAAAGACAACTGCAGAGATCGTTGGACACGTCAGACAAGAACagtaggaaagaaaaggaaaaatagagaaatagaaatacAGAAACTAATGATTTTGCACATATACAAAAAGATATGAAAACTGGTGAAAATGCAACACGCCCATTATATTTACGCCACAGGAGCAAGGACATCGAAGGCACCGGTACCGACGGTTCCGGTGCGACCAACGACGATTCTGGCACTGGGACTCTTGAGGTTATCGAAGTCTCTCTCAACGACGGCCTCCTTGAGGTAACCGACGGTGGTTTCGAAACTCATCTTGGCCAGAGGGGATGAGCCGTCCTTGACAAGACCGTTACGGTTGAAGGGGCGGAAGCCACCAGACTGGGTCATCACGTCACCGATCAGGTTCAGATGACGGTTATCGACGGAGATACTGTGACCCTGGAAAACGTCGGACATTTCCTTGACGATCGAGGCACGGGCGGCTTCGACACCGTAGAGGTTGAGCATGTCGTGGATGGAGTTGGTGTAGAGGGAGTGAGGCTTGATGATGTCTTGGTAGTCGCGCATGGCAAGCAGGTTGACACCATCAGTGATGACGTGGGCAGGTTCACCCTTGATCGGGTCGGCTTCGACGAATGTGCAGTTGCCAAGGCCAGGGATGGACTGGATGACTGCGTTGCGGCAAGCATCCTCCACCAGGGGCAGAAGCAGGAGCTTGGGAGTGTCGATGTCGTACTGCAGCTGGATAGTGCAGGATCCTCCGTCGCGAGGGTTGAACTTGAACTGCGTGACTTCCTGGTATTGGTTCTTGATATCTTCTTCGCGCAGCTTGGTGTCCTTTGTCTCGCCCTCCGACTCTTCATCAGAAGCATCGTCCATCTCGACATCACGCTTTTCGCCGGCGTtaccctcctcgtcgtcgtcatcgtcttcttcagcatCCTGCTGTCGGACCATGTCcacctcctcgtcctccggGCCTTCGTAAGAGACCTGGTTGGACCGGTTCTGAGTGCCCCGTGCACGCTTGgcgtcgtcctcgtcgtcttcaacgTCGTCGTCAGCCGGCTCTGCGTCGGCATCGGCGCCGCGGGGTCCGTCCTGTACGGTGCCAACGGAAGCACCAATCTCAGGCTGAGCAGTGGAGTACTTCTTCAGGGTCTTCTCATCGACACGCTTCTTGAGTTCAGCCTTAGTGAGTTTGACAAGCTTAGGaatgagcttcttctgcagtgTGTTCTGCACATCCTTCGTCGTGATGGCGTATTCAGCGGTGTACTCGTCAGCAGGGAAGAAAGTGATATCAATGTCGTAAACCTTAGCCTTGACACTGCCTGAGGAGACACGCTCTCTAACTTGGACCTTGTCGACAACCTCCGCGATGCTGAGCTTGCTGATAGCCTTGGCAAATCTTTCGGAGTGCTCCTTAGACAGCTCGTCGTTCAAGATCAAGGTCATCGTAGGGGTCATGATATGGGCACTAGCAGTCATAACGATTTCACGCAGACGGGGAATACCCAGCGTCACGTTCTTCGCCGAGTGACCAGCCAAGTGGAAGGTGTTCAAGGTCATCTGGGTGGACGGTTCACCAATAGACTGACCGGCAACGATACCGATGGCCTCACCAGGCTCGACGACAGACTTCATGTACTTCATGTTCATGAGAGTGTTGAATGCCTTCTTGCTGATGATACCGTTCacgtccttcttcttgtccttaAGAAGCTTGTCCGGGTTGGCATCCTCGTACTAGAAACAGGATTGTCAGTCGCAGTACTTCGTCTCGTTTTGGGGTTTCAGATAGTCTTACCTTCTTAAGAGCTTGCGAGAAATTCTCCGAGATACTTCCCAAGTTACCTCCGGGGTGGTAGAGAGAAAGGACAGGATCCATGGCTTCGACCTTTCCTGTCTTGCGCACCTTCTTCATGGCATCCTTATGCCAGTTCgcgacctcctccttctccaagttGTGGAAGTCGCTGGTCAGGTTGACCTGAGACATGATAGACACGTAGTTCGATGCCAGGAAATCGAAATCCTTCAGGTGGACCTGTTTGGTAATATCCagaccatcctcaccatACAAGAACTGGACGATCGAGCCATCAGTGGCTTCACGAACAGAGCTGTCGTACTCTGCCTTCAAGCCTTCCATACCCTTGATCAAACAACGCTGCAAGTATCCGGATCTAGAGGTCTTGACAGCAGTATCAATCAAACCTTCACGACCAGCCATGGCGTGGAAGTAGTATTCCTGGGGCTTGATACCAGTCAAGAAACGACCACAGACGTAACCACCAGCCATAGGATTCGTGTCAAATGCTCTGAAAGATGGCAGAGTCTTACCGCTAACCATGACGGGTACACGGCGACCTTCCAAAACCTGTTGACCCAGGTTGCAGGAAATCAGGTTGGCATTGACGCTCGAACCCTTAGCTCCGGAGATTGTCATAGACTGCATCTGGTTCCACGGGAAGGGCTTAACCAGACCCTTCGGAAGACAGGCCTTGGTGATCTCGGTCGAGAGCTTCGCGGTGCGAGCGTTCGAAACACTATCAAGGCCGCCCTGCTTCTCATCGTCTCGGAGAACCTCCTCCATACGTCGCCGCAGCTCGGCATCTTGGTCGGGCACAGTAGTCTGGTCGAGAGTGACATACTTCAGTGCAACCTCCCGACCAATGGCAGCAGCTTCGCTAATCTTTTCTTTACGAACGCGGTCGCCCTCCGGGGTCAGTCGAAGATCGTCGATACCACAAGTAAAGGCACGCATGTTCAGGTATCTCGTCAGAAGACGACCGAGAATACTGATCAGCCGACCAGCAATGGTATGTCCATAGATCTCATGGATGGCATCAATCAAACCACCAGCTGTGGGACCAATTTGCTTCTTGTCGAGAATACCACAAAgcatctctccatccttgAAAATaacttcaccttcctcgttACCCTCGCCCCAACGGTCTCCAGGGGTCGAAGACTTGCTCTTCAGGTTGAGACCAGCCCTGTCGGAAGGCATGATGTTCTTGAGGATAGTCGAGATAATCTGCTTACCAGTCCAGAGACGCTTAGGCCGGATCACCGTTGGGCCCACAGTCTGGATCCGATCAGTAATTGTGTGGGAGTTCTCGGGCCTCAAGCAGCTGTACAACAGCTGGTAgtattcttcctcatcgaagaagctgtcaCGGCAGGTGAACCAGGTTCCCATGGAGATGTGATCCTGAATCAGACCTCTCAGGGGTTTTCCGGATGTTGCGACAAGGTACTGATGGTCTGCATCCGCAAGCATCATAGCCTCCGAACGAGCGAGCTCGTTCTGAGGGAAATGCATGTTcatctcatcaccatcgaaATCTGCGTTGTAGGTATTGCAGTTGGCGTAGTGCATGCGAATAGTTCTTTCGTTGGGAAGAACACGAGCTTTGTGACCCATGATGGATGGCTTGTGGAGTGTAGGCTGACGGTTCATCAAGACGATATCACCGGTGGTGAGATGGCGGTAAACCTTCTTGTTACGCGATCCTTTCATGCGCCAATTTGACGGGGCGAGCAGCTGGTTTGCCAACGCCGTCCGCTCATCCAGACTCTTGAACCGGAGGTTGGTGACTTGGCCAAATTCGTTCTCAATAGCCGAAGCACCAGGGTATTTGTCAGGACCATTGATGACTGCCTGCTTCATCTCCCAAAAGTTATGGTTCGTCACCGGCTCTGGGTAGGTCAACTTCTTCGCGAACACCATAGGGACACCAATTTCGTTGGTCTCAATGTTAGGGTCGGGCGAGATAACACTTCGAGCAGCAAAGTTGACACGCTTTCCCATCATGTTCTTTCGGAATagaccctccttcttttcgagGTACTGCTTGATGCCCATcggagcggcggcggcggcgggtcCGCTGAGGTTACCACGGTCACGGTCGATTAGCATGTTGACGGTATCCTGGAGGGTGACGATCGAGTGAAGGAGATCACGGTAGTCCCGCACGCGCGTAGTAGAGTCGGCGCCTGCGCTCTGTCTCTCCTTGCTGAtctggttgatgatgtcgcagTTCTTCAAGATCGCTGTGAAGGACTGGTTCTGCTGAGCCTCCATGATCTGACCGGGCCCTTGCGGTGCCGCGGGACGGAACTTGTTCGGTGGCACCAggatgttcttgatgaagaaCATATCTGCGCTAACCTGGGACTCCTTTTTCGGCAAAGGTCGGGAGTTATAAACAAGGCTCAAAATTTCCTGCTCTTTCTCGAAAAGCAGCGTCATCGCAGCGTGGACTTCGGGAGAGGGCATGAACTGCTGGGTCTCCCCAACGGCCTGTTTCCTGCTCTCAGCCTGGGCCACAATTGCATTTCCACgcgcaacctcttcctctgcacCATGTGTTTCGGAAGTGGTGCTAACATTGTCAGAAACTCCGTTAGCAAGCGCCGCCTTCTCCTTGGAGGTAagcttcttggcctgctggaggaggaccaAGGAGTTTGGTATTTGGAATCCAGCTTGCGTCATGGTAAGTCTAGACTTCTCGGGCAAAGCCTTTCGGAAGATTTTCGAGGACCGGTCTTTACGGTACGACGGGGAGAGTCTATGCGCCTGGATCAGTGACGAGGCCTTGCAAAAGTTTGCGCGTAGAGAATTCAGGAACGTACCCGCTGCAGCTGGCGCACTTCTTCACAGCACCAATGTCTTTGAAGAATTCTCTAACAAGTGCTCGTCTCTGCTCCGCAGCGAGCGGGTTCTTCGAGCCAGACATGAGACCCCGTAGTCTTCCATCTGCTTGCGCTTGGCGGATAGATTTCTTGACAAATGCATTTCTGCGGGCGATAatgtcatcgtcgtcctcttcctcgctgctAGACCCTTCACCATCCTtgttcgccttcttcttgtcggACCCCTTGCCGCCAATCGTATCGATAACAGCTACCTCATCAACCAAGCCATAGTGCAGCAGGCGCAATTTGCAGCTGTAGGAATTGATGTTGGTTCGGCTCATCTGGAAACGGTGGCAGTAGACACACTGGCCCTTGAGCAAGCGATACAGCTGGTCGAAGTGCGTGACATTGTACACATGAACTGGGAGTTCGATGTGTCCGGGATGGCCAGTACAAGACCATGAGGTTTGGCGGCATGTCGTGCAACTGGAGACTGTTAGCTACGATCCGCATACGCATGGTACGCGATCACAAGGTATtcgaaagcaaagaaagggAAGCCTTACACATGGTCACCCCATGCACCCATAGCCGGGTCATAGAGACCACCGGGAACGGGGTTGTTGAAAGAATCCAATGTCGGAGTATTATGGATTCGCTTGACCGAGATGGCCTTGATGTCTTGATCATTGTAGACACCAAACTCAATCCCCGCAATGGAGGAGGCCACAGGCCGAGCGAAAGTAGTCATGATTCCCCTGGCAGCCGCTTGAGCGACAAACGACGCTGGCGGTGCAAATTCTGGGACTCGTGGGGGGTTAAAGGCCTGGGAAGCAGAAAAGGCGGGTTCGTCGGTATCGACGATGCGAAAAGTTTCACCCaactttttttctgccgTGCGACACCGCCGGCGGACCCACGTTGGCACTTGCAGCGCCCCGTGATTTGAGATCCTTTCCTTGTCTCGATTGTTGACGTCTTTTCGCGACCGGCCCCAGATCTTGCTTATAAAGCTGCCTTTCTTCGACTCTCTCACTTCGATCCCATCGCTAGCCTGTCGGTCGCTCTGCTGATCTCCGTGGGTGAGTGGAGCATTCATTTGTCTCTCCGATCATGGCGGACATATCAGGCAACATGCTGAAGCGGCCTCACCCCGAGGACCAAGACAACAACACTCAGAAAAGACCTCGTTCCAATCATGGATCCCCAA belongs to Aspergillus luchuensis IFO 4308 DNA, chromosome 3, nearly complete sequence and includes:
- the RAD15 gene encoding TFIIH/NER complex ATP-dependent 5'-3' DNA helicase subunit RAD3 (BUSCO:EOG09260ZWU;~COG:L;~EggNog:ENOG410PGIM;~InterPro:IPR010643,IPR013020,IPR027417,IPR006554, IPR006555,IPR014013,IPR010614,IPR001945;~PFAM:PF06777,PF13307,PF06733;~go_component: GO:0005634 - nucleus [Evidence IEA];~go_function: GO:0003676 - nucleic acid binding [Evidence IEA];~go_function: GO:0003677 - DNA binding [Evidence IEA];~go_function: GO:0003678 - DNA helicase activity [Evidence IEA];~go_function: GO:0004386 - helicase activity [Evidence IEA];~go_function: GO:0005524 - ATP binding [Evidence IEA];~go_function: GO:0016818 - hydrolase activity, acting on acid anhydrides, in phosphorus-containing anhydrides [Evidence IEA];~go_process: GO:0006139 - nucleobase-containing compound metabolic process [Evidence IEA];~go_process: GO:0006289 - nucleotide-excision repair [Evidence IEA]) translates to MKFFIDDLPVLFPYPRIYPEQYAYMCDLKKTLDAGGHCVLEMPSGTGKTVSLLSLIVAYQQHYPEHRKLIYCSRTMSEIEKALAELKALMKFRAKELGHTEDFRALGLTSRKNLCLHPSVKREKSGAVVDARCRSLTAGFVKEKKERGEDVELCVYHENLDLLEPHNLVPPGVFTLDDLLRYGEEHKQCPYFSARRMMPFCNVIIYSYHYLLDPKIAERVSRELSKDCIVVFDEAHNIDNVCIESLSIDITEDSLRKATRGANNLERKINEMKTSDAEKLQNEYSKLVEGLQAAEQAREEDQFISNPVLPDDLLKEAVPGNIRRAEHFVSFLKRFIEYLKTRMKVMHTISETPPSFLTHVKDLTYIERKPLRFCAERLTSLVRTLELINIEDYQPLQEVATFATLVATYEKGFLLILEPFESEAATVPNPVLHFTCLDAAIAIKPVFDRFSSVIITSGTLSPLEMYPKMLGFNAVMQESYSMTLARRSFLPMVVTRGSDQAQISSSFQIRNDPGVVRNYGNLVLEFSRITPDGVVVFFPSYLYMESIISMWQGMGILDSIWNYKLILVETPDAQESSLALETYRTACCNGRGALLLCVARGKVSEGIDFDHHYGRAVINIGVPFQYTESRILKARLEFLRENYRIRENDFLSFDAMRHAAQCLGRVLRGKDDYGVMVLADRRFQKKRNQLPKWINQAMLESETNLSTDMAAATAKNFLRTMAQPFKARDQEGISTWSLADIERHREKQKLEEERAQREVPQNLAYGGAAPAPHNGVRNGAGDADEFDDDIDNEDLMMLDAQ
- a CDS encoding DNA-directed RNA polymerase I core subunit RPA190 (BUSCO:EOG092605OK;~COG:K;~EggNog:ENOG410PG11;~InterPro:IPR007066,IPR007081,IPR007080,IPR007083, IPR038120,IPR000722,IPR042102,IPR006592,IPR015699;~PFAM:PF05000,PF04998,PF04997,PF04983,PF00623;~go_function: GO:0003677 - DNA binding [Evidence IEA];~go_function: GO:0003899 - DNA-directed 5'-3' RNA polymerase activity [Evidence IEA];~go_function: GO:0008270 - zinc ion binding [Evidence IEA];~go_process: GO:0006351 - transcription, DNA-templated [Evidence IEA]), yielding MNAPLTHGDQQSDRQASDGIEVRESKKGSFISKIWGRSRKDVNNRDKERISNHGALQVPTWVRRRCRTAEKKLGETFRIVDTDEPAFSASQAFNPPRVPEFAPPASFVAQAAARGIMTTFARPVASSIAGIEFGVYNDQDIKAISVKRIHNTPTLDSFNNPVPGGLYDPAMGAWGDHVCTTCRQTSWSCTGHPGHIELPVHVYNVTHFDQLYRLLKGQCVYCHRFQMSRTNINSYSCKLRLLHYGLVDEVAVIDTIGGKGSDKKKANKDGEGSSSEEEDDDDIIARRNAFVKKSIRQAQADGRLRGLMSGSKNPLAAEQRRALVREFFKDIGAVKKCASCSGLSPSYRKDRSSKIFRKALPEKSRLTMTQAGFQIPNSLVLLQQAKKLTSKEKAALANGVSDNVSTTSETHGAEEEVARGNAIVAQAESRKQAVGETQQFMPSPEVHAAMTLLFEKEQEILSLVYNSRPLPKKESQVSADMFFIKNILVPPNKFRPAAPQGPGQIMEAQQNQSFTAILKNCDIINQISKERQSAGADSTTRVRDYRDLLHSIVTLQDTVNMLIDRDRGNLSGPAAAAAPMGIKQYLEKKEGLFRKNMMGKRVNFAARSVISPDPNIETNEIGVPMVFAKKLTYPEPVTNHNFWEMKQAVINGPDKYPGASAIENEFGQVTNLRFKSLDERTALANQLLAPSNWRMKGSRNKKVYRHLTTGDIVLMNRQPTLHKPSIMGHKARVLPNERTIRMHYANCNTYNADFDGDEMNMHFPQNELARSEAMMLADADHQYLVATSGKPLRGLIQDHISMGTWFTCRDSFFDEEEYYQLLYSCLRPENSHTITDRIQTVGPTVIRPKRLWTGKQIISTILKNIMPSDRAGLNLKSKSSTPGDRWGEGNEEGEVIFKDGEMLCGILDKKQIGPTAGGLIDAIHEIYGHTIAGRLISILGRLLTRYLNMRAFTCGIDDLRLTPEGDRVRKEKISEAAAIGREVALKYVTLDQTTVPDQDAELRRRMEEVLRDDEKQGGLDSVSNARTAKLSTEITKACLPKGLVKPFPWNQMQSMTISGAKGSSVNANLISCNLGQQVLEGRRVPVMVSGKTLPSFRAFDTNPMAGGYVCGRFLTGIKPQEYYFHAMAGREGLIDTAVKTSRSGYLQRCLIKGMEGLKAEYDSSVREATDGSIVQFLYGEDGLDITKQVHLKDFDFLASNYVSIMSQVNLTSDFHNLEKEEVANWHKDAMKKVRKTGKVEAMDPVLSLYHPGGNLGSISENFSQALKKYEDANPDKLLKDKKKDVNGIISKKAFNTLMNMKYMKSVVEPGEAIGIVAGQSIGEPSTQMTLNTFHLAGHSAKNVTLGIPRLREIVMTASAHIMTPTMTLILNDELSKEHSERFAKAISKLSIAEVVDKVQVRERVSSGSVKAKVYDIDITFFPADEYTAEYAITTKDVQNTLQKKLIPKLVKLTKAELKKRVDEKTLKKYSTAQPEIGASVGTVQDGPRGADADAEPADDDVEDDEDDAKRARGTQNRSNQVSYEGPEDEEVDMVRQQDAEEDDDDDEEGNAGEKRDVEMDDASDEESEGETKDTKLREEDIKNQYQEVTQFKFNPRDGGSCTIQLQYDIDTPKLLLLPLVEDACRNAVIQSIPGLGNCTFVEADPIKGEPAHVITDGVNLLAMRDYQDIIKPHSLYTNSIHDMLNLYGVEAARASIVKEMSDVFQGHSISVDNRHLNLIGDVMTQSGGFRPFNRNGLVKDGSSPLAKMSFETTVGYLKEAVVERDFDNLKSPSARIVVGRTGTVGTGAFDVLAPVA